From Levilactobacillus zymae, a single genomic window includes:
- a CDS encoding ABC transporter permease, whose protein sequence is MHIIKQTAIVISIEMHKIFRAGFIPISAAAFLFLLLVKHGQNWADFTNSGLMFIVALIGLVGFGALSSWVFAQEFTAQTFKDLLALPISRKTIIAGKMLAIELSELAITVLEVLLLLGTGWLWLRTPIPAGQWHLITLVVPRTFVYNVLLSLVWPFIASLTRSVLIPTALSFATMIVAVMFAGQTVGQYIPWVIPSYDLANPGFSSSIGYLLIVLIGLIGIYGTIYVWTVKDQQ, encoded by the coding sequence ATGCACATAATTAAACAAACGGCCATCGTTATTTCCATAGAGATGCATAAGATTTTTAGAGCCGGCTTCATCCCAATTTCTGCCGCGGCTTTTCTGTTCTTACTGCTCGTCAAGCACGGTCAAAATTGGGCGGACTTCACTAACAGTGGTTTGATGTTTATTGTCGCGCTAATTGGTTTAGTTGGGTTTGGTGCCCTCAGCTCGTGGGTGTTTGCCCAAGAATTCACCGCCCAAACCTTTAAAGACTTGTTGGCCTTACCCATTTCACGTAAAACGATCATTGCGGGAAAAATGCTGGCGATCGAGCTGTCAGAACTGGCAATTACCGTGCTAGAGGTTCTTTTACTATTGGGAACGGGATGGCTCTGGTTGCGGACACCCATTCCGGCTGGACAGTGGCATCTGATTACCCTGGTGGTGCCCAGAACCTTTGTTTATAACGTTCTACTCTCGCTCGTTTGGCCGTTCATTGCCTCTTTAACCCGTTCTGTCTTAATTCCAACGGCCCTTTCGTTTGCAACCATGATTGTTGCGGTCATGTTTGCGGGGCAAACAGTGGGACAATATATCCCGTGGGTAATTCCCAGTTATGATTTGGCTAACCCCGGCTTTTCAAGTTCGATCGGCTATCTTCTAATTGTGTTAATTGGCCTGATAGGTATTTACGGTACAATATACGTGTGGACGGTTAAGGATCAACAATAA
- a CDS encoding IS982 family transposase: protein MSSQYYLTQPTTIVQAPWQPWVAVVTPLYQRYVSCKIRQRKNANHAKISDVTIMALMCWQVSLGITNQCAFYRLLVGLGLTGLPERSRFNRRCTAMGCLLQTLRVGLVKHCLPSVTYTIIDSFPIPLCQSIRNHRAKVLRSLADIGYNATKKQWFYGLKGHFQVTNQGIVVAYSISAASIHDIRLVPELIDQYACSHVLADVGYLSQPLKDQLKQRHIDFWTPKRRNMPQSRLNSTLLKRQRRMIETLFSKWQVLFQVEHNRARCLRGFKSRLEQLLFVDTWQLIN, encoded by the coding sequence ATGTCAAGCCAATATTATCTTACTCAACCTACAACTATCGTGCAAGCACCTTGGCAACCCTGGGTTGCGGTTGTAACGCCACTATATCAACGTTATGTTTCCTGCAAAATTCGGCAAAGAAAGAATGCTAATCATGCCAAAATATCAGATGTAACTATCATGGCTTTGATGTGTTGGCAGGTATCACTTGGTATCACTAATCAATGTGCTTTTTATCGTCTGTTAGTTGGGTTAGGGCTGACTGGTTTGCCAGAACGATCTCGTTTTAATCGACGGTGCACAGCTATGGGCTGTCTGCTCCAAACCCTGCGGGTTGGTTTAGTTAAACACTGTTTACCATCAGTGACTTACACCATCATAGATAGTTTTCCAATCCCATTATGCCAATCAATTCGTAATCATCGAGCCAAAGTTTTACGCTCACTTGCTGACATTGGCTATAATGCCACCAAGAAACAATGGTTCTATGGTTTAAAGGGACATTTTCAGGTCACCAATCAAGGCATTGTAGTGGCCTATTCAATTTCAGCTGCTTCAATTCATGATATTCGTTTAGTGCCAGAATTGATTGACCAATACGCTTGCTCACATGTTTTGGCCGATGTTGGCTACCTTAGTCAACCACTAAAAGATCAATTAAAGCAACGACACATTGATTTCTGGACACCCAAACGCCGTAACATGCCCCAATCACGACTGAATAGCACCTTATTGAAGCGCCAAAGGCGCATGATCGAAACTCTATTCTCTAAATGGCAGGTTTTATTTCAGGTTGAACATAATCGGGCCCGATGTCTGCGTGGTTTCAAAAGTCGATTAGAACAACTTTTATTCGTAGATACCTGGCAGCTAATTAACTAG
- a CDS encoding NAD-dependent succinate-semialdehyde dehydrogenase produces the protein MAYQTTNPYTNEVVKTYPEATDAEVEAALAQAQALYKRWRNDPVSTRTPVLHKLAQIFRDETDSLAKVLTTEMGKLFVEAQGEVILCAEIAEYYADHAEEFLQPRQIASIAGDAQLENHPLGVLMAVEPWNFPYYQIMRIFAPNFAIGDPIVLKHAAITPGSALAFEDAVRRAGAPAGSLTNLFLSYDQVSQVVADDRVQGVALTGSERGGTAVAEVAGKHLKKTTMELGGTDAFIVAHDADMTMVNSIAPRARLYNAGQVCTSSKRFIVTENHYDEFLASLKQAFAAVKLGDPLDPTTSLAPMNSKKAKEKLQAQVDAAVAGGATLAFVHDPVESDGQFFLPTILTNITKDNPAYGKEMFGPVAQVYKVKDDDEAVELANDTNYGLGGIVFAGSGDYGAQLASRIETGQVYVNTFFSSLPELEFGGVKQSGYGRELGREGISSFVNQELVVKRDKPNENEFGGLVLPFHLN, from the coding sequence ATGGCTTATCAAACAACGAATCCTTATACGAATGAAGTGGTCAAAACCTATCCCGAAGCGACTGACGCGGAGGTCGAAGCGGCCTTAGCGCAAGCACAAGCGCTCTACAAACGCTGGCGTAATGATCCCGTCTCGACGCGAACGCCCGTGCTACATAAGTTGGCCCAGATTTTCCGTGACGAAACCGATAGTTTGGCTAAGGTCCTGACTACCGAAATGGGCAAGCTTTTTGTGGAAGCGCAAGGCGAGGTTATCCTGTGTGCCGAGATTGCGGAATACTACGCCGATCATGCCGAAGAATTTCTGCAACCGCGGCAGATTGCCTCGATTGCCGGGGACGCGCAGCTAGAAAACCACCCCTTAGGCGTGTTAATGGCCGTGGAACCCTGGAACTTCCCGTATTACCAAATCATGCGGATCTTTGCGCCGAACTTTGCGATTGGGGATCCAATTGTCTTAAAGCACGCGGCCATCACGCCGGGATCGGCGTTAGCTTTTGAAGACGCTGTGCGGCGGGCCGGAGCACCGGCCGGGTCACTAACTAATCTGTTCTTGTCCTACGACCAAGTGTCCCAAGTGGTCGCCGATGATCGGGTTCAGGGCGTGGCTTTAACCGGCTCCGAACGGGGCGGCACCGCCGTGGCCGAAGTGGCTGGTAAGCACCTGAAAAAGACGACCATGGAACTCGGGGGGACCGATGCCTTTATCGTGGCTCACGACGCCGACATGACGATGGTTAACAGCATTGCCCCGCGGGCGCGGCTGTACAATGCCGGACAGGTCTGCACGTCATCCAAGCGCTTCATCGTCACCGAAAACCACTACGACGAATTCTTGGCTTCCTTGAAGCAGGCGTTTGCCGCCGTGAAGTTGGGTGACCCGCTGGACCCGACGACCTCGTTAGCGCCGATGAACTCCAAGAAGGCCAAGGAGAAACTGCAGGCCCAAGTAGACGCCGCGGTGGCTGGTGGTGCCACGCTCGCCTTCGTGCACGATCCGGTGGAAAGTGACGGGCAGTTCTTCCTGCCAACCATCCTGACGAACATCACCAAGGACAACCCGGCTTACGGCAAGGAAATGTTTGGTCCGGTCGCCCAGGTTTATAAGGTTAAGGATGATGACGAGGCCGTTGAATTGGCTAACGACACCAACTACGGGTTGGGGGGCATCGTCTTTGCTGGTAGCGGCGACTACGGGGCTCAGCTGGCGTCGCGCATTGAGACCGGTCAAGTCTACGTCAACACCTTCTTTAGTTCGTTACCTGAACTCGAATTTGGTGGGGTCAAGCAGTCCGGCTACGGCCGCGAACTAGGCCGCGAAGGGATCTCCAGCTTTGTGAACCAAGAGCTGGTGGTCAAGCGCGACAAGCCCAACGAGAACGAATTTGGCGGGTTAGTCTTGCCGTTTCATTTAAACTAA
- a CDS encoding TetR/AcrR family transcriptional regulator gives MADRRYGKELNHAILSAAWKLLAEQGYAELTMSAVAEQAHTNKNTIYRRWANKPLLVAAALEHQHISVDTTLPNTGTLREDLMSLLSRFIPVISAMPATTWQALISDLLATSVANLNLSTLQLVVSDENWITQQLPDILNHAINRGEIQQAANPTQKSLPAVMLIRQLIFTGTLTSAQVTDIVDNILLPVYCRPTH, from the coding sequence ATGGCAGACCGTAGATATGGTAAAGAATTAAATCATGCGATTCTTTCCGCTGCATGGAAACTATTGGCAGAACAAGGCTATGCAGAGCTCACAATGTCGGCAGTTGCTGAGCAAGCACACACAAACAAAAACACTATTTATCGCCGTTGGGCCAACAAGCCCCTTTTGGTGGCAGCGGCATTAGAACATCAACACATTTCGGTGGATACCACGCTACCAAATACGGGCACACTACGTGAAGACTTAATGAGCCTGCTGTCACGGTTTATCCCCGTCATCTCCGCAATGCCAGCGACGACCTGGCAAGCGCTGATTAGTGATTTGCTGGCGACATCCGTGGCTAATTTGAATCTAAGTACGTTGCAGCTAGTCGTGAGCGACGAAAATTGGATTACCCAACAACTACCCGATATTCTAAACCACGCGATTAACCGCGGCGAGATTCAACAAGCCGCCAATCCGACACAGAAATCTTTACCCGCGGTCATGCTGATTCGACAACTTATCTTCACGGGGACGTTGACCTCAGCGCAAGTGACAGATATCGTGGACAACATTTTATTACCCGTTTATTGTCGACCGACACACTGA
- a CDS encoding SDR family oxidoreductase, whose amino-acid sequence MTTLVIGAHGHVGQQIVQQLATAGETVYGGIRNAEQAATIQQLGGQARTVDLMGTAEALVPAMQGVDTVVFSAGSGGSTGDDMTLNIDLDGAIKAMQATELAHINRFIIVSALGTGDRAFWAKSSIRPYYVAKFYADEWLQHRTNLDYTIVRPGLLTNEAATGKITTNPGDDGTRQITRADVAATVAAIVKHPLPKQIVTIVNGDTPVDDAIEKL is encoded by the coding sequence ATGACAACTTTAGTAATCGGCGCACACGGGCACGTCGGGCAGCAGATCGTTCAGCAATTAGCGACCGCGGGCGAGACCGTCTACGGCGGGATTCGCAACGCCGAACAGGCCGCCACGATCCAACAGCTCGGTGGTCAGGCGCGCACGGTGGACCTCATGGGCACCGCTGAGGCCCTAGTACCGGCCATGCAGGGGGTCGACACGGTGGTCTTTTCCGCCGGCTCCGGTGGCAGTACCGGTGACGACATGACCTTAAATATCGACCTGGACGGTGCCATCAAGGCCATGCAGGCGACCGAGCTGGCCCACATCAATCGCTTCATCATCGTCAGTGCGCTAGGAACCGGCGACCGGGCCTTTTGGGCCAAGTCCAGCATCCGGCCCTACTACGTGGCGAAGTTCTACGCCGACGAATGGCTCCAACACCGCACCAACCTGGATTACACCATCGTGCGGCCGGGCCTGCTGACCAACGAAGCCGCCACCGGTAAGATCACCACCAACCCTGGTGACGACGGTACCCGGCAAATCACCAGAGCCGACGTCGCGGCGACCGTCGCGGCCATCGTCAAGCATCCCCTGCCGAAGCAAATCGTCACCATCGTTAACGGTGACACACCGGTCGACGACGCGATCGAAAAACTTTAG
- a CDS encoding DegV family protein: protein MAAEKIAILVDSCSDVPSDVLHAADMALAPMNVIFRDRVYEDRVTITPAEFYRRQALEPASTASPTGKRIIEALDQIQASGYTHVIAVSISAKLSGTYQEMQLLAEDSPLTVHVINTRSVGIGSGFAAIYAAQLRDQGLTFDQIVAEVERVTAQTKVFFYVPSLKYLQAGGRIGRVAGMAGTLLNVKPIISCDDQGVYYPIAKVRGEKKTLKKLMDLVAQAIGTATKVNIAVVDGVNPTLREEMLQRLKAAYPQVLQWYAGDVSPALGVHTGPGLIGIGVQVLD from the coding sequence ATGGCAGCAGAGAAAATTGCAATATTAGTTGATTCATGTTCCGACGTCCCCAGTGACGTCCTCCACGCCGCCGATATGGCATTGGCCCCGATGAACGTGATTTTTCGTGATCGGGTCTATGAGGACCGGGTCACCATTACGCCCGCCGAATTTTACCGGCGGCAAGCGCTCGAACCGGCGAGCACGGCCAGCCCCACGGGAAAACGCATCATCGAGGCGCTGGATCAGATCCAAGCGTCAGGGTACACCCACGTAATCGCCGTTAGCATCTCAGCCAAGCTGTCCGGAACCTATCAGGAGATGCAGCTGCTAGCGGAGGATTCACCGCTGACGGTCCACGTGATCAATACCCGCAGTGTGGGGATCGGCAGTGGGTTTGCGGCCATTTACGCCGCTCAGCTGCGCGACCAGGGGCTGACCTTTGACCAGATTGTGGCCGAGGTCGAACGAGTGACGGCCCAGACCAAGGTCTTCTTCTACGTGCCCAGCTTAAAGTACCTGCAGGCCGGGGGCCGCATTGGCCGAGTTGCCGGGATGGCGGGGACCTTACTCAATGTTAAGCCCATCATCTCTTGCGATGATCAGGGGGTCTACTATCCCATTGCCAAGGTTCGTGGGGAGAAAAAGACGCTGAAAAAGTTAATGGATTTGGTTGCTCAGGCCATCGGCACGGCCACGAAGGTCAACATCGCCGTGGTCGACGGGGTCAATCCCACCTTACGTGAGGAAATGCTCCAACGACTAAAGGCCGCTTACCCGCAGGTCTTGCAGTGGTATGCTGGCGACGTGTCTCCTGCCCTAGGTGTGCATACCGGGCCGGGGTTGATCGGCATCGGGGTGCAAGTCCTCGATTAG
- a CDS encoding ABC transporter ATP-binding protein, whose product MNAIETKDLTKQYGGLTALNQVNLQVPTGSIYGFIGLNGAGKTTTMRILLNMIKATSGSVRLLGEDVQHVKNDFWNKIGYLIETPQSYSQLTTYENLDLYARLHEIPSGVRADRIEQYMAELGLTAYRNQWVRELSLGNRQKIGLIKALIHEPELLLLDEPTNGLDPQGLNQVRLLLQKLAKKGTTVFLSSHILAEMEQMLTHVGFLNHGRLIRQTDYQDFLGQRQQPLIVTFVNADETLRAQRVLSASAIRSTCADTTLTIQAPTKSPKIIQALVTQNIVPISWQKKQISLEDQFLAMLDSEDSNAHN is encoded by the coding sequence ATGAACGCGATAGAAACAAAAGATCTGACTAAACAATATGGTGGGTTGACGGCTTTAAATCAGGTTAATCTACAAGTTCCAACTGGTAGTATCTATGGTTTTATTGGACTGAACGGTGCCGGAAAAACGACGACGATGCGCATTTTACTCAACATGATCAAAGCAACTAGCGGTTCAGTTCGTCTGCTGGGCGAGGATGTTCAGCACGTTAAAAATGATTTTTGGAATAAGATTGGCTATCTAATAGAAACCCCTCAGTCTTATTCGCAGCTAACCACCTATGAAAATCTAGATCTTTATGCGCGGCTGCATGAGATTCCCAGTGGCGTTCGCGCGGATAGAATTGAACAGTACATGGCCGAATTAGGACTCACGGCCTATCGTAATCAGTGGGTTCGTGAGTTGTCACTAGGAAATCGGCAAAAAATAGGATTGATTAAGGCGTTAATTCACGAACCGGAATTACTGCTCCTCGATGAACCAACTAATGGTTTGGATCCTCAGGGATTAAACCAAGTTCGACTCCTTTTGCAGAAGTTGGCTAAAAAAGGGACCACCGTCTTTCTCTCGAGCCACATCTTAGCAGAAATGGAACAGATGTTAACCCATGTCGGCTTTCTGAATCACGGTCGTTTGATTCGCCAAACTGACTATCAAGACTTCTTGGGCCAGCGTCAGCAACCCCTGATTGTCACTTTTGTGAATGCAGACGAGACATTGCGGGCCCAACGCGTTTTAAGCGCAAGCGCTATTCGGAGTACCTGCGCAGACACGACGCTAACCATTCAAGCCCCTACTAAATCCCCCAAAATTATTCAGGCCTTGGTGACGCAAAACATTGTCCCGATTAGTTGGCAAAAGAAACAGATTAGTCTGGAAGATCAATTCTTAGCAATGTTAGATTCGGAGGATTCCAATGCACATAATTAA
- a CDS encoding IS5-like element ISLpl3 family transposase (programmed frameshift), which yields MTTPKRYELEDAQWDRIKGYFPPYRTGRPSSLDNRTALNAILWLMRSGAPWRDLPERYGSWKTVYSRFRAWVSSGLFEQVFLELIDNPDMENLSLDSTIVRAHQKATGGKKNAECMVENQAIGLSRGGRTTKIHALVDGLGNPLGFRLTGGQVHDSQVASELLEGFDISQSNIIADKAYGTAKLRQYIKDKAAVYTIPPKENTKDKWTCDYHVYCERHLIENFFNQLKNFRRIATRYDKLAHVYLATVYIASICILLK from the exons ATGACAACACCTAAACGATACGAACTGGAAGATGCTCAGTGGGACCGAATCAAAGGATACTTCCCGCCATACCGGACTGGCCGTCCATCAAGCCTAGACAACCGTACCGCCCTCAACGCTATCCTCTGGCTCATGCGCAGCGGGGCTCCTTGGCGTGATCTACCTGAACGCTATGGCTCTTGGAAAACGGTGTATAGTCGCTTCCGAGCCTGGGTAAGTTCAGGCTTGTTCGAACAGGTTTTTCTCGAATTGATTGACAATCCCGACATGGAAAACTTGAGCTTAGATTCAACGATCGTTCGAGCGCATCAAAAGGCCACTGGGG GCAAAAAAAACGCCGAATGTATGGTCGAAAATCAAGCTATTGGACTAAGTCGAGGTGGCCGAACGACCAAGATTCACGCACTCGTTGACGGATTAGGGAATCCCTTGGGTTTTCGCCTAACAGGTGGTCAAGTACATGATAGCCAAGTTGCCAGTGAGTTGCTGGAAGGCTTCGATATTTCTCAATCAAATATTATCGCGGATAAAGCCTATGGCACCGCGAAACTTCGCCAGTATATTAAAGATAAAGCAGCCGTCTATACCATTCCGCCAAAGGAAAATACCAAAGACAAGTGGACCTGTGATTACCACGTTTATTGTGAGCGCCATTTGATTGAGAACTTCTTCAATCAGTTGAAGAACTTTCGTAGGATTGCAACGCGTTATGATAAGCTCGCTCATGTTTATCTGGCTACGGTTTACATTGCCTCAATTTGCATCTTACTTAAGTAG
- a CDS encoding TetR/AcrR family transcriptional regulator C-terminal domain-containing protein, whose product MEVSRWLHQKLRNELRSPWLNHNTFDKITVREIADEAEVHRKTFYYYFADKYELLAFVYQRFIVEAPRREKPLTITLENWRPETIQLFERIADHSKLFLNAYPYDDGVWRQSTNEFVAARLSILLHAMPEYRYLKEDVIDTSAEFIAAGAIGLINKWANDGFKASPRTVLDQITTANRLFNGILDRWKLS is encoded by the coding sequence TTGGAGGTATCACGATGGCTGCATCAGAAACTAAGGAACGAATTGCGGAGTCCTTGGCTAAACCACAATACGTTTGACAAGATTACGGTTCGCGAGATTGCGGACGAAGCGGAAGTACACCGGAAGACGTTTTATTACTACTTTGCGGATAAGTACGAACTCTTAGCGTTTGTCTATCAACGGTTCATCGTTGAGGCACCACGCCGTGAAAAACCGTTGACCATCACCTTAGAGAACTGGCGACCGGAAACGATTCAATTGTTTGAACGAATTGCTGATCACTCGAAGCTATTTTTAAACGCCTATCCCTATGATGATGGGGTCTGGCGACAGTCAACTAACGAATTCGTCGCGGCACGGCTCTCCATTTTACTACATGCCATGCCCGAGTACCGTTACTTGAAGGAAGATGTGATTGACACGTCGGCAGAATTCATTGCGGCGGGAGCTATTGGCCTGATTAATAAGTGGGCCAATGATGGGTTTAAGGCCAGTCCCCGGACGGTCTTAGATCAGATTACCACGGCTAACCGGCTGTTTAACGGTATTCTAGACCGTTGGAAATTAAGTTAA
- a CDS encoding glucose 1-dehydrogenase, with translation MTDRLNGKVAIITGGVAGIGLGIAECYVREGAKVVLTANHNVDGGKAAVAKFGDDVSLFVQQDVAKEADWQKVIEATLAKFGKLDILVNNAGIGGMSPIIEDLSLADWQKVIDINLTANFLGEKYGIKAMQKTNNAKGSIINVSSVAGLVGLPTAPAYSASKGGTRMLTHATALNLAHRGIDIRVNSVHPGWIDTAIVPAAAKEQLIKTIPVGHMGEPKDIGEVCVYLGSDESKFANGAEFTVDGAQRA, from the coding sequence ATGACAGATCGGTTAAACGGGAAAGTCGCCATCATTACGGGTGGCGTGGCAGGTATCGGCTTAGGAATTGCGGAATGCTACGTGCGTGAAGGCGCTAAGGTGGTTTTGACCGCCAACCATAACGTGGATGGTGGGAAGGCTGCCGTGGCCAAGTTCGGTGACGACGTCAGTCTGTTCGTGCAACAGGATGTCGCCAAAGAGGCCGATTGGCAAAAGGTGATTGAGGCGACCTTAGCGAAGTTTGGTAAACTCGATATTCTGGTGAACAACGCCGGTATCGGGGGCATGAGCCCCATCATTGAAGACCTGTCACTGGCTGATTGGCAGAAGGTCATCGATATTAACTTGACCGCCAACTTCTTGGGTGAGAAGTACGGCATCAAGGCCATGCAAAAGACCAACAACGCCAAGGGCTCCATCATCAACGTCTCTTCCGTGGCCGGGTTAGTCGGGTTGCCAACCGCCCCAGCTTACTCTGCCAGCAAGGGGGGCACTCGGATGTTGACCCACGCCACGGCATTGAACCTTGCCCACCGGGGAATTGACATTCGGGTTAATTCCGTCCACCCTGGCTGGATCGACACGGCCATCGTCCCGGCGGCCGCTAAGGAACAGCTGATTAAGACCATTCCGGTGGGCCACATGGGTGAACCCAAGGATATTGGGGAAGTCTGTGTCTACTTGGGAAGCGATGAATCGAAGTTTGCCAACGGGGCCGAATTTACGGTCGACGGGGCACAACGCGCTTAG
- a CDS encoding NAD(P)/FAD-dependent oxidoreductase — MATILVLGGGYAGMRAVKFLQREVPNDNQIILVDKSGTHTEKTNLHEVAAGTIASDKITYEINDVIGNRIDFVRDTVTNIDVDHKQVTLATHDPITYDYLIVGLGFQSETFGLKGAAENALPMDDLATAEAVYQHIQNKVKGYGESQDPNDLVVAVCGAGFTGIELLGELTQSLPKLQTRYNTPAIKLVCLERSKSILPMFDKSLGDYAMRFMAKHNVEMKLGSAIAEIKPGAVVYTDEDDQEHELAANTIVWTVGVSGSQVIADSGFEQRRNRVVVEPDLSLKGHPEVYIVGDVSAVMDPSSDRPYPTTAQIALAAGGQAAKNVALQLRGSGTQKFVYKSSGTVASLSDRDGIGEIGGSNRKVKGYPASALKKIITDRSLFESAHLSTVFAKGRFDLYH, encoded by the coding sequence ATGGCAACGATTTTAGTTCTAGGTGGCGGCTATGCGGGAATGCGGGCCGTAAAGTTTCTACAACGCGAAGTGCCTAATGATAACCAGATTATCTTAGTGGACAAATCGGGAACCCACACCGAAAAAACGAATTTACACGAGGTCGCTGCGGGGACCATTGCCTCAGACAAGATTACGTATGAGATTAACGACGTGATTGGCAACCGGATCGATTTTGTGCGGGATACGGTCACGAACATTGACGTGGACCACAAGCAGGTCACGTTGGCGACCCACGACCCAATTACTTATGATTATCTGATTGTGGGTTTGGGGTTCCAGTCCGAAACGTTTGGCTTAAAGGGCGCCGCGGAAAATGCCTTGCCGATGGATGATTTGGCGACCGCCGAAGCCGTCTATCAACATATTCAAAACAAGGTTAAGGGTTACGGCGAAAGCCAAGATCCTAATGACTTGGTGGTAGCGGTCTGTGGTGCTGGCTTTACCGGTATTGAGCTGCTGGGTGAATTGACCCAGTCGTTGCCGAAGCTACAGACGCGGTACAACACGCCGGCCATTAAGCTGGTGTGCCTGGAACGGTCCAAGAGCATCTTGCCGATGTTTGACAAGTCGCTGGGGGACTACGCCATGCGGTTTATGGCTAAGCACAACGTTGAGATGAAGCTGGGCTCCGCCATTGCCGAGATTAAGCCGGGAGCGGTTGTGTACACCGATGAAGATGATCAGGAACACGAATTAGCGGCCAACACCATTGTCTGGACCGTTGGGGTGAGTGGCTCGCAGGTCATCGCCGATTCCGGTTTCGAACAGCGCCGTAATCGGGTTGTGGTCGAACCGGACCTGTCGTTAAAGGGCCATCCGGAAGTCTATATCGTGGGGGATGTCTCCGCGGTGATGGATCCAAGTAGTGATCGTCCTTATCCAACCACGGCGCAGATTGCGTTAGCTGCCGGTGGTCAGGCCGCGAAGAACGTCGCGTTACAGTTACGGGGGAGTGGGACTCAGAAGTTTGTTTACAAGTCCAGCGGAACCGTGGCTTCCCTGAGTGATCGGGACGGAATTGGGGAGATTGGTGGCAGTAACCGTAAGGTGAAGGGTTACCCTGCATCTGCCCTGAAGAAGATCATTACGGACCGCTCACTTTTTGAAAGCGCCCACTTGAGTACCGTCTTCGCCAAAGGACGTTTCGATCTGTATCACTAA